CGAAACGGTGGTGCCGCAGATGGGCGCGGACCGCCGTGACGCAGTTGGCGAGGGTGCGGAAGGTCGCCACCCGGGAGGATCCCAGCAGTACGTCACGGTAGGCCGGTTCGGTGCCCACCGGGGATCCCCAGACCACGCACACCAGCTTGTCGGTCTGCTCGGCCGCGTCCACCAGGTCCCGCACGAGACGGTCGCTCAGCGGCGGGAACGGGCCGGTGATCGGACAGATCAGGACGCCCACCCCGGGGTCGTCGAGGATCGCGTCGATGATCTTCCGGCCGCGCGCGTCGCCGACCGGATGACCGCCGTTGTCGACCGGGTTGGCCACGTTCAGGTACTCGGGGATCCACTGGTGCAGCTCGGCCTGCTTCGCGGCCGACAGGGCCGGCAGCTCCAGGCCGGCCGCCGTGGCCAGGTCAGCCGCGTGGGCGCCGGTGCCGCCCGAGATGGAGTAGATCACCACGCCGGACGCCCGTGGCGGCCGGGCGCGCGCCAACAGGGCGGCCGTGTCCTGGAGTTCGTCCAGGCCGTCGACGCGGATCACGCCGTACTGCCGCATCGCCGCGTCGACGACCTCGTCCGCGCCGGTCAGCTTCCCGGTGTGGGTGGCGGCGGTGCGGGCGCCGTTCTCGGTGCGGCCCACCTTGACCGCGACGACCGGCACCCCGCGCCGGGCGGCGCGGTCGGCGGCGAGAAGGAAGGACCGGCCGTCCTTCAGGCCCTCCACGTAGCAGGCGATCGCCCCGACCTCCGGGCGTTCGGCGAAGTAGGAGAGGAAGTCCGCGGTCTCCAGGTCGGCCTCGTTGCCGGTCGGCGCCCAGTGGGAGAGGCGGACGCCGAGCTCCTGCAGCGCGAAGACCGGGCGGCCCTGGTGCCCGGACTGGGTGATGAGCGCGATCGACGGTCCGGTGAGATCGTCGCGGAACCGCTCGAAGGCGTTGAGGTTGGTGTTCGGGCCGAGAAGACGGACACCGGCCCGTTCCACGGCCGCCGTCAGACGCTCCTGCTCGGCGGCGCCCGCCTCGCCGGTCTCCGCGAAGCCGGAGGCGAAGACGACGGCGAACTTCACCTTCGTCCCGGCGAGCCGCTCGATCACCGGCACCGGGTCGGCGACCAGCAGGACGGCCAGGTCGACCTGTTCGGGCAGTTCGGCGACGGAGGGGAAGCAGGGGATGCCGAAGACGGTCGCACGGGTGGGGTGCACGGGATGCAGCCGCGCCCCCACCCGCTCGGCCCAGTCCACCAGTTGTCGGGTGACACCGGTGTTCGGGCGGCCTTCGGCGTCCGAGGCGCCGACGACCGCGACCGACTCCGGCCGGAAGAACCGGTCCAGGTCGGGGACGTCCGCGTAGAGGGGACGGCCGCTGACGTCGAGGTCGTCCGCCTGGGCCGGCCGGCCGTGGACGGCGGGCCCGGGTTGCTCGCCGCACGCGATGACCCGGGCCCGGCGGGAGTCGGTGGTGAGGGTGCCGTGGGTTGATCCAAGCATCGGTCCGCCCGCTCCTGTGTGACTGCCATGGGTGACTGTCAAGTAACTGACGCTCTGTCAGGTTACATTCCTGACGGACCGTCAGGAATGGTCGTGCACACAGTCGTCCACACCGAAACCAACGGGGACGTCCGGACCGGACCGTCCCCGCCGCGCCGTCGGCGCACCCCGCCGACGCCCCGCCGACACCCTGCGGGTACTCCGCCTACAGCGCCGCCAGCACCTCCCTGGCCACCCGCTCGCCCGAGCGCACCGCTCCGTCCATGAACCCCATCCAGTGGACGGAGGTCTCCGTGCCGGCCCAGTGGATGCCGCCGACGGGCCGCCGCAGGGCCGGACCGTACTGGGTCAGCACGCCGGGCGCGCCGATGGAGACGGGCCCGCCGCGGGTGTAGGCCTCGTTGTTCCAGCGTTGCAGGACGAAGGAGGTGGGGGAGGCCGCTTTCGCGCCGAAGTACGTCACGTAGTCCTTCAGGACCGCCGCCTTGACCTCGGCCTCGCTCGCCGCGTCCAGCTTGCGGGCCTCGTCGGCCTCGATGAAGCCCATCAGCGCGCCGTACGAGGCGTCCGGCGGGGAGTTGTCGAAGGTCGAGCTGATCACGCCGGTGTCGCTGACCACCTGGCCGTTGAGGCCGTCGGCCCGCCAGAAGGGGGTGTCGTAGATCGCGATGGCCTTGCCCACCGAGGCCATCGGGAGGCGCTGGGTGAGCTGGTCGCGGTCGGCGGGCAGCAGCGGGTCGTACGTGATGCGCGCGGCGAGGGGCGGCGGCACGGCGACGACGACGCGCTTGGCGGTGACGGTGAGGCCGTCGGCCGTGACGACGTACTTGCCGCCGGACCGGCTGATCGTGCGCACCGGCGCGTTCAGCGCCACCCGGTCGCCGAGCGTCGCCGCGAGCTTGACCGGCACCAGCTGGGAGCCGCCGACGAAGCGCTGCTCCTGGGCGCCGTTCGCGGTCTCGGT
The window above is part of the Streptomyces sp. NBC_00425 genome. Proteins encoded here:
- a CDS encoding acetate--CoA ligase family protein — translated: MLGSTHGTLTTDSRRARVIACGEQPGPAVHGRPAQADDLDVSGRPLYADVPDLDRFFRPESVAVVGASDAEGRPNTGVTRQLVDWAERVGARLHPVHPTRATVFGIPCFPSVAELPEQVDLAVLLVADPVPVIERLAGTKVKFAVVFASGFAETGEAGAAEQERLTAAVERAGVRLLGPNTNLNAFERFRDDLTGPSIALITQSGHQGRPVFALQELGVRLSHWAPTGNEADLETADFLSYFAERPEVGAIACYVEGLKDGRSFLLAADRAARRGVPVVAVKVGRTENGARTAATHTGKLTGADEVVDAAMRQYGVIRVDGLDELQDTAALLARARPPRASGVVIYSISGGTGAHAADLATAAGLELPALSAAKQAELHQWIPEYLNVANPVDNGGHPVGDARGRKIIDAILDDPGVGVLICPITGPFPPLSDRLVRDLVDAAEQTDKLVCVVWGSPVGTEPAYRDVLLGSSRVATFRTLANCVTAVRAHLRHHRFVSDYRSPFDEAPRTLSPSYRKAQLLMRPGQQLSEHAAKQLLRAYGIRVPREQLVTSAAAAVRAAGLVGYPVVMKASGAQIAHKTELGLVKIGLTSASQVRDAYRELTDIARYEGVSLDGVLVCQMVERGVETVVGVTHDELFGPTVTVGLGGVLVEVLRDAAVRVPPFGEDQARAMLDDLRGRALLDGVRGRPPADVDALVEVVLRVQRMALELGGDLAELDINPLVVLPCGQGAVALDALAVCR
- a CDS encoding flavin monoamine oxidase family protein, which codes for MSRRSLLGRTAAVAAGATALTATAGGPAAAAARDVDVAIVGAGLAGLTAARDLVAAGRTVVVLEARDRVGGRVVNLPLANGGVTEGGGEFIGPTQDRIKALADSLGVATFATYNTGKNLLYKDGKKTPYATDGPLGSVPPVDVAGLANAAIVQASLDDMAKTVPVDAPWTAAKAEEWDRQTFESWLRANAVVPSAKFLLDVACTSIFSAEPRELSLLFVLFYIAAAGNESTPGTLERLTETANGAQEQRFVGGSQLVPVKLAATLGDRVALNAPVRTISRSGGKYVVTADGLTVTAKRVVVAVPPPLAARITYDPLLPADRDQLTQRLPMASVGKAIAIYDTPFWRADGLNGQVVSDTGVISSTFDNSPPDASYGALMGFIEADEARKLDAASEAEVKAAVLKDYVTYFGAKAASPTSFVLQRWNNEAYTRGGPVSIGAPGVLTQYGPALRRPVGGIHWAGTETSVHWMGFMDGAVRSGERVAREVLAAL